The following coding sequences are from one Spea bombifrons isolate aSpeBom1 chromosome 13, aSpeBom1.2.pri, whole genome shotgun sequence window:
- the MRPL38 gene encoding 39S ribosomal protein L38, mitochondrial: MAAPLVRAARRPVTGRFLSTTAALWRRAAPLGPLPNQQFEGQDVESLEKYRSFTRYYKAAEAESKKPCWWKTYRKYQQGVSDEVEEVVDIGFPVSTPSLAKRAMARKQELKANRKNPEMERAARHRTLHIPLDDVRAEWERTSGPFHVQRVANHYGVYKDLFGEATFVPCVKIKIHYNTGEELAMPVYHGNVVTPSEAAERPEVTFDAEEGSLWTLLLTNPDGHLRDADSEYVHWLIGNIPGNNVLSGDEICHYFPPFPSKGTGFHRHIFILFKQEGHIDYKEEQRPNPCHSLKLRSFKTLDFYRKYEDKLTPAGLAFFQCKWEESVTQVYHNMLNMREPIFEFQRPPVYHPPQVKYPHGKPIRYLDRYRDSDEMTYGIY; encoded by the exons ATGGCGGCGCCCTTGGTGAGAGCTGCGAGGAGACCGGTAACGGGGCGCTTCCTGAGTACCACCG CTGCGCTATGGAGACGAGCGGCACCCCTGGGCCCTCTCCCAAACCAGCAGTTTGAAGGTCAGGATGTGGAGTCCTTGGAGAAATATAGAAGCTTTACTCGATATTACAAGGCTGCTGAGGCGGAGAGCAAGAAGCCATGCTGGTGGAAGACGTACAGAAAATACCAGCAGGGAGTATCAG ATGAAGTTGAAGAGGTCGTGGACATTGGATTCCCCGTCTCCACACCTTCTCTTGCTAAAAGGGCAATGGCCAGAAAACAAGAGCTGAAGGCGAACCGGAAGAATCCAGAGATGGAGAGAGCGGCACGCCACCGCACAT TGCATATTCCGCTGGATGACGTCCGAGCAGAGTGGGAAAGGACCAGCGGCCCCTTTCATGTGCAGAGAGTGGCTAATCACTACGGAGTGTACAAAGACCTTTTTGGAGAAGCAACCTTTGTTCCTTGCGTCAAAATTAAGATCCATTACAACACGGGAGAAGAGTTGGCGATGCCCGTTTACCATGGAAATGTGGTGACTCCTTCAGAG GCTGCTGAACGCCCCGAGGTGACATTTGATGCTGAAGAAGGCTCACTGTGGACACTTCTGCTCACCAACCCAG ATGGCCACCTGAGGGATGCAGACTCTGAATATGTCCATTGGCTGAT TGGAAATATTCCTGGGAACAATGTCCTTTCTGGAGATGAAATCTGCCATTACTTCCCCCCATTCCCATCTAAGGGCACTGGCTTCCACAGACACATCTTCATTCTCTTTAAGCAGGAGGGGCACATCGATTACAAAGAGGAACAGAGACCAAACCCAtg TCACAGCCTAAAGCTAAGAAGTTTTAAGACATTAGATTTCTACAGGAAGTACGAGGACAAGCTGACTCCAGCTGGCCTGGCCTTCTTCCAGTGTAAATGGGAGGAAAGTGTTACCCAGGTTTACCACAATATGCTGA ACATGAGGGAACCGATTTTTGAATTTCAGCGTCCTCCTGTTTATCACCCTCCACAAGTCAAGTATCCTCACGGGAAACCCATCCGGTACCTGGACCGATACCGAGACTCAGATGAGATGACATATGGGATTTACTGA
- the TEN1 gene encoding CST complex subunit TEN1: MLPSAAQYHFLWEIGSGKVPIGATVRTFGRLSAYDLARSEATITAQHACVQHQLQVRTSFVEPFSAQLGSYYLVLGELEGDSAPVLCPRLMICVEGADLSLLQQAVEEQRRYIQGRESAADIGL, translated from the exons ATGCTTCCGTCGGCTGCGCAATATCACTTCCTGTGGGAGATCGGTTCAGGAAAGGTGCCAATAGGAGCTACGGTGCGGACGTTTGGCAG ACTTAGTGCTTATGATCTGGCTCGGTCAGAGGCAACAATCACGGCACAACATGCGTGTGTCCAGCACCAGCTCCAGGTGCGCACAAGCTTTGTGGAACCATTCTCTGCCCAGTTAGGGTCTTACTACCTAGTGCTGGGTGAGCTGGAGGGTG ATTCGGCACCAGTGCTATGTCCCCGACTTATGATCTGCGTTGAGGGTGCAGACCTTTCCCTGCTACAGCAAGCAGTGGAAGAACAGAGAAGATACATCCAAGGCAGAGAGTCAGCAGCTGATATCGGCTTATAA
- the WBP2 gene encoding WW domain-binding protein 2, whose translation MALNRNHTDGGGVVINNSESVLMSYDHVELSFSDMEDTPDAFRGTKKGQVILTPYRVIFVSKGRDALQSFMMPFYLMKGVEIKQPVFGANFIKGAIKAEAGGGWEGSGTFKLCFPSGGAIEFGQHMLHVASQASRGGPPSSGYPYMPNGGYTFPPPAANGIYPPPPAGYPYPPPPTEFYPGPSGQDGSLTYMHPPPPPYPGPMESPLASAPDLHSTSAAEAKAAEAAASAYNSQANPPHVYMSTDFPPPPPYYPPEDKKKQ comes from the exons ATGGCGCTGAACAGGAACCATACGGATGGCGGAGGTGTCGTAATTAATAACAGCGAAAG CGTCCTAATGTCTTATGATCATGTGGAGTTATCGTTCAGCGACATGGAGGACACACCAGATGCTTTCAGAGGGACCAAGAAGGGCCAAGTCATCCTCACCCCATATAGA GTGATTTTTGTGTCCAAAGGGAGAGATGCTCTGCAGTCCTTCATGATGCCTTTCTATCTGATGAAGGGCGTTGAAATCAAGCAGCCTGTTTTCGGAGCAAACTTTATCAAGGGTGCCATCAAGGCAGAGGCTGGAG GTGGCTGGGAAGGATCCGGGACATTTAAACTCTGCTTTCCTTCTGGAGGCGCAATAGAATTCGGCCAGCACATGTTACACGTAGCCTCCCAAG CATCAAGAGGAGGACCTCCTAGTTCTGGGTATCCGTATATGCCCAACGGCGGCTATACTTTCCCACCTCCTGCAGCAAATGGCATCTACCCCCCTCCTCCTGCTGGGTATCCGTACCCCCCACCTCCAACTG AGTTTTATCCAGGACCTTCAGGTCAGGATGGTTCTCTGACTTATATGcatcctccacctcctccttaCCCAGGACCCATGGAGTCTCCCTTAGCCTCTGCTCCTGACCTCCACTCCACTTCTGCAG CCGAAGCTAAAGCTGCAGAGGCCGCCGCCAGTGCCTACAACAGCCAGGCCAACCCTCCGCATGTCTACATGTCTACC gatttccccccaccccctccctacTATCCACCAGAAGACaagaaaaaacagtaa
- the ACOX1 gene encoding peroxisomal acyl-coenzyme A oxidase 1 isoform X1 encodes MNPDLSRERATASFNPETITHILDGSPERTRRRREIERLVNDDPSFQHEDPNFLSRSERYEVAIKKSAVMVQKMREHGISDPEEIYWFKSFVHRGRPEPLDLHLGMFLPTLLGQATPEQQERFFMPAWNLEIIGTYAQTEMGHGTHLRGLETTATYDPSTQEFILNSPTVSSIKWWPGGLGKTSNHAVVLAQLYTQGECKGLQAFIVPIRHMGTHEPLPGVVVGDIGPKFGFDETDNGFLKFDKVRIPRENMLMKYAQVEPDGTYVKPVSDKLTYGTMVFIRSMIVGDSARSLSRACTIAVRYSAVRHQSEIRAGEPEPQILDFQTQQYKLFPLLATAYAFQFVGSYMSQTYHRITGDIQQGNLNELPELHALSAGLKAFTTWAANTGIEECRMACGGHGYSRCSGIPDIYVTFTPACTYEGENTVMMLQTARFLVKSYTAAVSGERLSGMVSYLNNVSSQRLQPQPLSGRSVVTDINDLDSLVEAYKQRAAWSVASASRSFAADMKRGKRKEDAWNKNSVDLVRASEAHCHYVVVRLFTSKLSEILDVAAHRILSSLCLLYALHGISRNAGDFLQVGLLSASQIEQVQQRIKDLLAVIRPNAVALVDAFDYTDSQLGSVLGRYDGNVYDNMFEWAKKSPLNKTQVHESFHKYLKPLQSKL; translated from the exons ATGAATCCGGATCTGAGCAGGGAGCGGGCTACGGCCTCGTTCAACCCGGAGACTATCACCCATATCCTGGATGGAAGTCCCGAGAGGACCCGGAGGAGGAGAGAGATCG AACGCCTGGTGAATGATGACCCCAGTTTCCAACACGAGGACCCCAACTTCCTGTCTCGCAGCGAGCGCTACGAGGTGGCCATTAAGAAGAGCGCCGTGATGGTGCAGAAGATGCGGGAACACGGGATATCTGACCCGGAAGAAATCTACTGGTTCAAGAG CTTTGTGCATCGGGGCCGCCCCGAGCCCTTAGACTTGCACCTGGGCATGTTCTTGCCCACACTCCTGGGTCAGGCTACCCCCGAGCAGCAAGAACGCTTCTTCATGCCTGCCTGGAACTTGGAGATCATTGGGACATACGCACAGACTGAGATGGGACATG GAACCCACTTGCGAGGTCTGGAGACAACTGCCACCTATGACCCTTCCACCCAGGAATTCATCCTCAACAGCCCCACAGTATCTTCCATCAAGTGGTGGCCTGGAGGCT TGGGTAAGACATCAAATCATGCAGTGGTGCTGGCACAGCTCTACACCCAGGGGGAGTGCAAGGGCCTTCAAGCCTTTATAGTACCGATACGTCATATGGGCACCCATGAGCCTCTGCCAG GTGTGGTGGTTGGAGACATTGGACCCAAGTTTGGTTTTGATGAGACAGACAACGGGTTcctaaagtttgacaaagtccGGATCCCCCGGGAGAACATGCTGATGAAATATGCCCAG GTGGAGCCAGATGGGACCTACGTGAAGCCAGTGAGTGACAAACTGACATACGGAACCATGGTATTTATACGCTCTATGATCGTCGGCGACTCTGCGAGGAGCCTCTCTCGCGCCTGCACCATTGCCGTCCGATACAGTGCCGTGAGGCATCAGTCTGAGATCAGAGCTGG AGAGCCGGAGCCCCAAATTCTGGACTTCCAGACCCAACAGTACAAACTATTCCCGCTACTAGCAACTGCATATGCGTTCCAATTTGTGGGGTCGTACATGAGCCAGACTTACCACAGGATCACCGGCGACATCCAGCAGGGCAACCTCAACGAACTGCCTGAG CTCCACGCGCTGTCTGCTGGCCTGAAAGCCTTTACAACATGGGCGGCCAATACCGGCATCGAGGAGTGCCGGATGGCATGCGGGGGCCACGGATACTCGCGCTGCAGTGGTATACCGGACATCTACGTGACATTCACCCCAGCCTGTACCTACGAAGGGGAGAACACCGTAATGATGCTTCAGACAGCCAG GTTTCTAGTGAAGAGCTACACAGCTGCTGTTTCTGGGGAAAGGCTCAGTGGAATGGTCTCCTACCTGAACAACGTGTCTTCACAGCGCCTGCAGCCTCAGCCGCTCTCAGGCCGATCCGTAGTAACGGATATCAACGACTTGGACAGTCTGGTGGAGGCTTACAAGCAGCGGGCAGCATG GTCAGTGGCATCAGCATCCAGGAGTTTCGCTGCCGACATGAAGCGTGGAAAGCGCAAAGAAGATGCCTGGAACAAGAACTCTGTGGATTTGGTGCGGGCATCAGAG GCCCACTGTCATTACGTGGTGGTGAGACTCTTTACGTCCAAGCTTTCTGAGATCCTGGATGTGGCCGCCCATCGAATCCTGagctctctctgcctcctctacgCTCTGCATGGAATCAGTAGGAACGCAGGAGACTTCCTTCAG GTTGGCCTTCTGAGTGCCTCGCAGATTGAACAAGTCCAGCAGAGGATTAAAGACCTGCTGGCCGTGATCCGTCCGAACGCAGTGGCTCTGGTGGATGCTTTTGATTACACAGACAGTCAGTTGGGCTCTGTCTTGGGGAGATACGATGGGAATGTCTATGACAACATGTTTGAGTGGGCCAAGAAGTCCCCCCTCAACAAGACCCAG GTGCATGAATCATTCCACAAGTATCTGAAACCTCTCCAGTCGAAGCTGTGA
- the ACOX1 gene encoding peroxisomal acyl-coenzyme A oxidase 1 isoform X2 translates to MNPDLSRERATASFNPETITHILDGSPERTRRRREIERLVNDDPSFQHEDPNFLSRSERYEVAIKKSAVMVQKMREHGISDPEEIYWFKRNCLGSQTDPLGLHYSMFTDMLNKQCSDSQRQKWLPLARNLQAIGTYAQTEMGHGTHLRGLETTATYDPSTQEFILNSPTVSSIKWWPGGLGKTSNHAVVLAQLYTQGECKGLQAFIVPIRHMGTHEPLPGVVVGDIGPKFGFDETDNGFLKFDKVRIPRENMLMKYAQVEPDGTYVKPVSDKLTYGTMVFIRSMIVGDSARSLSRACTIAVRYSAVRHQSEIRAGEPEPQILDFQTQQYKLFPLLATAYAFQFVGSYMSQTYHRITGDIQQGNLNELPELHALSAGLKAFTTWAANTGIEECRMACGGHGYSRCSGIPDIYVTFTPACTYEGENTVMMLQTARFLVKSYTAAVSGERLSGMVSYLNNVSSQRLQPQPLSGRSVVTDINDLDSLVEAYKQRAAWSVASASRSFAADMKRGKRKEDAWNKNSVDLVRASEAHCHYVVVRLFTSKLSEILDVAAHRILSSLCLLYALHGISRNAGDFLQVGLLSASQIEQVQQRIKDLLAVIRPNAVALVDAFDYTDSQLGSVLGRYDGNVYDNMFEWAKKSPLNKTQVHESFHKYLKPLQSKL, encoded by the exons ATGAATCCGGATCTGAGCAGGGAGCGGGCTACGGCCTCGTTCAACCCGGAGACTATCACCCATATCCTGGATGGAAGTCCCGAGAGGACCCGGAGGAGGAGAGAGATCG AACGCCTGGTGAATGATGACCCCAGTTTCCAACACGAGGACCCCAACTTCCTGTCTCGCAGCGAGCGCTACGAGGTGGCCATTAAGAAGAGCGCCGTGATGGTGCAGAAGATGCGGGAACACGGGATATCTGACCCGGAAGAAATCTACTGGTTCAAGAG AAACTGCCTTGGCTCTCAGACGGATCCCCTTGGCTTACACTACAGCATGTTCACAGACATGCTCAATAAACAGTGCAGTGACTCTCAGCGCCAGAAGTGGCTGCCACTTGCCAGGAATCTTCAAGCCATTGGCACATATGCCCAGACTGAAATGGGGCATG GAACCCACTTGCGAGGTCTGGAGACAACTGCCACCTATGACCCTTCCACCCAGGAATTCATCCTCAACAGCCCCACAGTATCTTCCATCAAGTGGTGGCCTGGAGGCT TGGGTAAGACATCAAATCATGCAGTGGTGCTGGCACAGCTCTACACCCAGGGGGAGTGCAAGGGCCTTCAAGCCTTTATAGTACCGATACGTCATATGGGCACCCATGAGCCTCTGCCAG GTGTGGTGGTTGGAGACATTGGACCCAAGTTTGGTTTTGATGAGACAGACAACGGGTTcctaaagtttgacaaagtccGGATCCCCCGGGAGAACATGCTGATGAAATATGCCCAG GTGGAGCCAGATGGGACCTACGTGAAGCCAGTGAGTGACAAACTGACATACGGAACCATGGTATTTATACGCTCTATGATCGTCGGCGACTCTGCGAGGAGCCTCTCTCGCGCCTGCACCATTGCCGTCCGATACAGTGCCGTGAGGCATCAGTCTGAGATCAGAGCTGG AGAGCCGGAGCCCCAAATTCTGGACTTCCAGACCCAACAGTACAAACTATTCCCGCTACTAGCAACTGCATATGCGTTCCAATTTGTGGGGTCGTACATGAGCCAGACTTACCACAGGATCACCGGCGACATCCAGCAGGGCAACCTCAACGAACTGCCTGAG CTCCACGCGCTGTCTGCTGGCCTGAAAGCCTTTACAACATGGGCGGCCAATACCGGCATCGAGGAGTGCCGGATGGCATGCGGGGGCCACGGATACTCGCGCTGCAGTGGTATACCGGACATCTACGTGACATTCACCCCAGCCTGTACCTACGAAGGGGAGAACACCGTAATGATGCTTCAGACAGCCAG GTTTCTAGTGAAGAGCTACACAGCTGCTGTTTCTGGGGAAAGGCTCAGTGGAATGGTCTCCTACCTGAACAACGTGTCTTCACAGCGCCTGCAGCCTCAGCCGCTCTCAGGCCGATCCGTAGTAACGGATATCAACGACTTGGACAGTCTGGTGGAGGCTTACAAGCAGCGGGCAGCATG GTCAGTGGCATCAGCATCCAGGAGTTTCGCTGCCGACATGAAGCGTGGAAAGCGCAAAGAAGATGCCTGGAACAAGAACTCTGTGGATTTGGTGCGGGCATCAGAG GCCCACTGTCATTACGTGGTGGTGAGACTCTTTACGTCCAAGCTTTCTGAGATCCTGGATGTGGCCGCCCATCGAATCCTGagctctctctgcctcctctacgCTCTGCATGGAATCAGTAGGAACGCAGGAGACTTCCTTCAG GTTGGCCTTCTGAGTGCCTCGCAGATTGAACAAGTCCAGCAGAGGATTAAAGACCTGCTGGCCGTGATCCGTCCGAACGCAGTGGCTCTGGTGGATGCTTTTGATTACACAGACAGTCAGTTGGGCTCTGTCTTGGGGAGATACGATGGGAATGTCTATGACAACATGTTTGAGTGGGCCAAGAAGTCCCCCCTCAACAAGACCCAG GTGCATGAATCATTCCACAAGTATCTGAAACCTCTCCAGTCGAAGCTGTGA
- the TRIM65 gene encoding tripartite motif-containing protein 65: protein MSESEIIPESIRDKLNCSICLEIFRVPLTLPCGHNFCQPCIHGHWDREAASMVAITCPVCREPFKERPEPMKNVTINALVDQLKDEEKKRQKGSPMRLETKAGVLEATCPRHHRVLNLFCCTEKKCVCVECSVTGCRGHQLELTENERRREEARLSAVLHNNSCNREQTGAEIMKLDHLIQNIKESCNKRVSGISNQFERLATALDECRTLAIESIRKEERAAVEQAVRNRDHLQRHMEALHKQKKEAEELLLSTDDITFLQGLPLLVPPGSIPLLASVPSCGTSQVDAVTTILPEVFRLLKTELPNALYPAMPEATDEDPKGSPSPERPRAKQRGHALIMSEHRKRLHKDYRNLSFDAKSSNKYIQLSRQNYKASHKACLTGKPVSDLTERFQNWQVMCTEGFSEGHHYWEVEISDFFVQLGVTYSHLARSKGEEHKIGRNPFSWCLQVQRANHSAWHNNQEQRLQPPNYLTIGISLDCTAGKLSFYGVKDGRLDLIHSFTCIFTDTLYPIFWIGEGASVLLRQTQDNSDVVQRVLDMSISPGQV, encoded by the exons ATGTCAGAATCCGAAATCATTCCAGAATCTATCCGGGACAAGCTAAATTGTAGCATCTGCCTGGAGATATTCCGTGTTCCACTGACGCTCCCGTGTGGGCATAACTTCTGCCAACCTTGCATCCATGGGCACTGGGATCGTGAAGCAGCATCAATGGTGGCCATTACCTGCCCCGTGTGTCGGGAACCTTTCAAGGAGCGTCCAGAGCCCATGAAGAACGTCACCATCAACGCGCTGGTGGACCAGTTGAAAGACGAAGaaaagaaaagacagaaaggatCTCCCATGAGATTGGAAACCAAAGCCGGAGTGTTGGAGGCCACCTGTCCTCGGCATCACAGAGTCTTAAACCTCTTCTGCTGCACTGAGAAGAAATGCGTCTGCGTTGAATGCTCCGTGACAGGGTGTCGGGGACACCAACTAGAACTTACCGAGAACGAAAGGAGGAGAGAAGAA GCGAGACTGTCTGCCGTTCTGCATAATAATAGCTGTAACAGGGAACAGACCGGAGCCGAGATAATGAAGCTGGATCATCTCATACAGAACATAAAG GAATCTTGTAATAAAAGGGTGTCGGGCATCTCGAATCAGTTTGAGCGGCTGGCTACCGCGCTGGATGAATGTCGCACCTTGGCTATAGAGTCCATCAGGAAAGAGGAAAGGGCAGCTGTCGAGCAGGCGGTGAGAAACCGGGATCATTTACAGAGGCATATGGAAGCGCTTCACAAGCAGAAGAAGGAGGCAGAGGAGCTGCTCCTAAgcactgatgacatcacatttctGCAG GGCCTTCCTCTTCTCGTCCCTCCTGGTTCCATCCCATTGTTGGCCAGTGTCCCTTCGTGTGGCACATCGCAAGTGGATGCCGTGACCACAATCCTACCTGAGGTGTTCCGGCTACTGAAGACAGAACTGCCTAATGCCCTCTACCCAGCGATGCCAGAGGCTACCGATGAAG ACCCCAAAGGTTCACCCTCTCCTGAAAGACCACGGGCAAAGCAGCGAGGACATGCACTTATCATGAGTGAGCACAGGAAACGTCTTCATAAAG ATTATCGTAACCTGAGTTTTGATGCGAAGAGCTCCAACAAATACATCCAGCTTTCACGGCAGAATTATAAAGCTTCTCATAAAGCCTGTCTCACCGGGAAGCCTGTCTCCGATCTGACGGAAAGATTCCAGAACTGGCAGGTGATGTGTACTGAGGGATTCTCTGAAGGACACCATTACTGGGAGGTGGAGATCTCGGACTTCTTTGTGCAGTTGGGTGTAACGTACAGCCACCTGGCGCGTTCCAAAGGAGAAGAGCATAAAATTGGGCGCAACCCCTTCTCCTGGTGCCTACAGGTACAAAGGGCCAACCACTCAGCCTGGCACAACAACCAAGAGCAACGACTTCAGCCACCAAACTACCTCACAATTGGGATTAGCTTGGACTGCACAGCCGGCAAACTTTCGTTCTACGGGGTCAAAGATGGCCGTCTTGATCTCATCCATTCTTTCACCTGTATCTTTACGGATACTCTGTACCCAATCTTCTGGATTGGCGAGGGAGCGAGTGTTTTATTGCGCCAGACCCAAGATAATTCCGACGTGGTACAAAGAGTGTTGGATATGAGTATATCACCTGGTCAAGTTTAA